Sequence from the Burkholderia stabilis genome:
CGAATCGATTTCGACGTCCGTTCTATCCAGCCCGCCCAAACGGGATCGCCCCCATCCCCGGAACAGAAGTCAGAACGCCGCTCTTTTTCGTTGTCGAGCGTCGCCGTGTGCTTTCTATACTGCATCGTCCACGATCGCGGCCCGTGTGCCGCGCCGTTTCCCGTTCCCGTCCCGTGCGGCCTCGCATCGAGCCGCTGCGCCGGCCTACTTGCGACCGCAAATGAACGTTACGACCTCCGACGATTGCATTGGCGTGCTGCCCGACCATCCGTGGGCGAAGCATTTCATCGTGCTGGGCTACCGGGATGGCGCTTTCTCGGCCATTCCGAACAATTTTTTCCGCAACTGGCTCGACGAAGAGGCTCAGGTTGGCACCTTCCATATCGGCCGTTGCTCGACGATCGGCGTGGGCTCGATCGCGAAGTACGACCAGGGGAGCCAGAAACTCGTGATCGGCAAGAACGTGGCCGGCGGAATGCGCCTGCGTTTCGTGCTGAACGGCCAGCACGAGATTCGAACCATTTCCACCACGCTGTTCAGCCTTTACGGAAATGGCCTCGACAACGCGTCGATGCCGCAATATCCGGATACCGTGATCCACAACGACGTCTGGATCGGCGACGAAGCGCTGTTCCTGGGCGGCAGCCAGATCGAGAGCGGATGCGTGATCGGCGCGCGGGCCGTCGTTCCGCCCAATTTCCGCACCGAGGCTTACGGGATCTATGCGGGTTCGCCGGCACGTCTGATTCGCTTCCGTTTCACGGAGAAAGTGCGCGAACAACTGTTGCAGCTCGCGTGGTGGGACATGCCGCTCGACTGGATCAAGCAGAACAACGACGCGTTTCTCGTCGATCTCGCGGCCGATGAAGGGCTCGCGCTCGACACGCTCGCGGCGCTCAAAGAGGCGAAGGACCGCGCAATGAGCGAGTCCGGCAGCCCGGCCGCCGCACCGACGCCGGTCTGATGGTTCGTTCGTGCTGCGCGGCCGGCCGCGCAGCGCGCATTCGCCGACGCGCTGCCGGCCACGCATTGCCGGCCGACCAAGGCGCCGCCACGCGCCGGCCGATCCCGCACCGCACGCCCCATCTGCCGAACAGCCGCGCGGAATGGACTCAGATCGCCGCATCGCGGCGATGTCCGCTTCGGTAGCCTGTCATTCGAAGCTGTCCGCGCCGAAACGGTCACCTGAGCGCACCGCGCATGCCGGAGCGCCGCCGCGTCGGCCGGACATGACGAACCGCCGCCTTGCCCTGCCTTTCATGACGACGCCTGCTCCCGACGATTCCGCGCTTGTTCAGCAAGCCGCAACCCTGTGCCAGAACGGACGGTTCGCCGACGCATTGTCGTGCATCGCGCCGCTGCTCGACGTGCCGGCGCCGGCCATTGCGGCGTTGCACGTCGCGGCGATCTGCGCGCTCGGCCTGAACCGGCTCGCCGATGCGGAAGCATGGTGGCGGCGCGCGATCGACGCGATGCCTGCGTTCGATCCGGCTTACGAGAGCCTTGGCGCGCTGCTCGTGTCGCAGGGGCGGCTGCCCGAGGCCGAGGCGATCGTGCGCCGGCAGCTCGCGTCGGTCACGCCGTTGCGGGCGTCGCACCATCACCGGTTCGGCAAGGTGCTCGAAGCGCTCGGCCGGCTCGACGAGGCCGAGCAGGCGTTCGGGCAGGCGCTGCTGATCGAGCCGCAGTCCGCCGACGTGCTGGCCGATTTCGGCCACCTGCTGCGCGTCCTCGGCCGGCCGGCCGAGGCGGAACTCGCGTACCGGCTTGCGATTGCCGTGCGTGCCGACCACGTGCTCGCGCACGCGAACCTCGGTGCGGTGCTCGTCGACATGCGACGGTTGCCTGAAGCGGAAGCGGCCAGCCGGCAGGCGCTCGCGCTGTGCCCGGATCACCCGGAGGCGCACTACAACCTCGGCGTCGCGCTGCAGAATCTCGATCGCCTGCCCGAAGCGGAAGCGGCGTATCGCGACGCGATCCGCTGCCGCCCCGGCCTGCCGCAGCCGCACAACAATCCCGGCTGCGTCGTGCGCGCGCAGGGCCGCCACGACGAAGCGATGGCCGCGTTCGCCGATGCGCTCGCGCTCGCGCCGGACATGGCCGAAGTGCACTACAACCTCGGCACGACGTTCGCGCATGCCGGCCGCCACGGCGACGCCGAACGCGCGTACCGCCGCGCGCTCGAACTGCGCGCCGACTACGACGATGCGCAGTTCGGGCTCGCGACGCTGCTGCTCGGCCTCGGCCGGTTCGAGGAAGGCTGGCGGCGCTACGAATCGCGCTACGAGCAGTCGGCGTTCGTGCATCGCCGCACGCGCGAGGTGCTGCGCTGCGCGCAATGGCAAGGCGAGCCGCTCGACGGCAAGACGCTGCTCGTCTGGCAGGAGGACGGCCTAGGCGACATGCTGCAGTTCAGCCGCTATTTCGCGGAGTTTCGCGCGCGGCAGGCGGCGCGAGTGGTCTTCGCGTGTCAGCCCGCGCTGCATCGGCTGATGGAAACGATCGACGGCATCGATGAAGTGCTCGATCACGACGCGGCCGCAGCGCGCGCGGATCGGTTCGACTTCTGGACGAGCCTGCTGAGCGCGCCGCTGCACGCCGGCACGACGCTCGACACGATCCCGCCGCCGGCGCGGCTCGTGCCCGATCTCGCCCGTGTCGCGCGCTGGCGTGCGCGCCTCGACGTGCTGCCGGTCGGCCCGCGCGTCGGGCTCGTCTGGAAGGGCAACCCGAAGCATCACAACGACGCGCACCGTTCGCTGCCGTCGCTCGCGTTGCTGA
This genomic interval carries:
- a CDS encoding acetyltransferase, which encodes MNVTTSDDCIGVLPDHPWAKHFIVLGYRDGAFSAIPNNFFRNWLDEEAQVGTFHIGRCSTIGVGSIAKYDQGSQKLVIGKNVAGGMRLRFVLNGQHEIRTISTTLFSLYGNGLDNASMPQYPDTVIHNDVWIGDEALFLGGSQIESGCVIGARAVVPPNFRTEAYGIYAGSPARLIRFRFTEKVREQLLQLAWWDMPLDWIKQNNDAFLVDLAADEGLALDTLAALKEAKDRAMSESGSPAAAPTPV
- a CDS encoding tetratricopeptide repeat protein, with translation MTTPAPDDSALVQQAATLCQNGRFADALSCIAPLLDVPAPAIAALHVAAICALGLNRLADAEAWWRRAIDAMPAFDPAYESLGALLVSQGRLPEAEAIVRRQLASVTPLRASHHHRFGKVLEALGRLDEAEQAFGQALLIEPQSADVLADFGHLLRVLGRPAEAELAYRLAIAVRADHVLAHANLGAVLVDMRRLPEAEAASRQALALCPDHPEAHYNLGVALQNLDRLPEAEAAYRDAIRCRPGLPQPHNNPGCVVRAQGRHDEAMAAFADALALAPDMAEVHYNLGTTFAHAGRHGDAERAYRRALELRADYDDAQFGLATLLLGLGRFEEGWRRYESRYEQSAFVHRRTREVLRCAQWQGEPLDGKTLLVWQEDGLGDMLQFSRYFAEFRARQAARVVFACQPALHRLMETIDGIDEVLDHDAAAARADRFDFWTSLLSAPLHAGTTLDTIPPPARLVPDLARVARWRARLDVLPVGPRVGLVWKGNPKHHNDAHRSLPSLALLTPLWSVPGVSFVSLQKGQGEDEARHPPGGLPLLHLGSELDDFADTAAIVAQLDLVVCVDTSTAHLAASLGKPCWVLLPNQDVDWRWMHDRDDSPWYPGTVRLFRRGRDESWIRMAERVREAFAAHFTACCATTDETARTV